The genomic segment GCTCGAGCTTATGGCGCGGGCGGCCACGGGGATGTGGTAGCCGCGGCTCAGGCGCCCTTCTTCACGGTCCAGCCTTCTGCGCGGGTGACGAAGCGGCGGGTCTGGGCCATGGCGAAACTGTCATCGCCCTCGGCGGCCGCATAACGGGTCACGTCGATCAGCCCGTCGTCGATCTCCAGCAGGTTGAAATCGTTGTCCTGCCCGCGCAGGCGGGTCGACAGGCCGGTGCCGGCATGGACCTGCAGGACCGCGTTGCGCCCCGGTTTCTCGGCAAAGGGATCGGCGCGCCAGCTGTGCAGGTGGCCGGAGAGGACGATGTCGGTGTTGAGGCGTCCGAGTTCCTCCATCGCCTCGTCGGCGCCGCGCATCAGCTTCTTCTTCTCGCCCGGCAGGTGTTCGAGCGGGTGATGGGCCACGACGATCCGGGCGCGGCGGCCGCGGGTGTTGCAAAAGGCGTTGCGGACCCTGTCAAGGGCACGGGGCGTGAACCAGCCGCTCTGGTGTGCCATGGGGTTCACGGTATTGACCCCAAGCACGATCATCTCGCTGTCGTGGAATTCCGGCTCGAGGTCGGGCGATATCCACTTGCGGTACTGCCGCCACGGCCAGAGGAACCGCAGAAACAGGTTATGAAGCGGCACGTCATGATTGCCCGGGACGGCCAAGACCGGCGCTTCGAGCCGGTCGATGAAATCCCGTGCCGCGCGGAACTGCGAGGGGCGGGCGCGCTGGGTCAGGTCGCCGGAAATGGCCGCGAGGTCGGGCTCGAGCTCGTTGACCGCCTCGACCAGCGGGTCCAGCAGTTCCGGCCGGTCGCGCCCGAAATGCAGGTCTGACAGGTGGGCGATGCGCCTCAACGGATATCCCCTTGCCGTGACTCGGGGGCCATGACGTTCAGCTCGTTTTCAATGACCTGAAGGTCGTAAGGCGCCGCCATCCGGTCGCGCTCGCCATCGCAGGCGATGTCGTGCTTTTTCTTGTGGTCGACGATCTGGATGCGCTTGGCCGCGACGAAGTCGAATTCCTTTTCCCGCTCGGCCAGCCCCAGCGCCAGCAGCAGCGCGTTGCGCAGCATCCCCCAGCGGTTGGTATCTGGGGCGATGAAGAGGGCGAGCCGCCCCTTGGCAATCTCCTCTTCGCCCTGCAGGCCAACCTGGTTCAGCTGAAAGGCGTTGTTGACCGCGAAGATCAGGGGCGTGCGGCGCTCGAGCACTTGGTCGCCCGCCTCGATGCGCACGCGCAGCGGACGGCGCAGGGTGACCAGCGTCAGGAAGACCGACCAGTAGGCGGCGATGCGGCGGCGGCCCCAGCGGCGATAGACATCCTCGCGCGTCTTGAGGATGGCGGGGTAGGCGCCGAGGCTGGCGTTGTTGAGGAAGATGCGCTCGTTGATCCGGGCGATGCGGACGGGGCGGGCGGCGCCCTCGCAAAGCAGATCGACCGCCGCCGGTATTTCGGTGGGAATGTCGAGCGACCGGGCGAAATAGTTGAACGTGCCGAGTGGCAGGATGCCCATGGTCACGCCGGTGCCGTGCAGGACACTGGCCACGCCCGACACTGTGCCGTCGCCGCCGGCGGCGACGACCATGTCGAAGCCTTCCTCGACAGCCTTGCGCGTTGCCGGAAGCAATTCCGACCCGCTGTCGAGAATGCGCAGCTCGGCGCCCGGCGCATTGGTTTCCAAAGCCTTACGGATCTGCGCAGGAATGTCCTGCGTATCGCGGCGGCCGGATTTCCCGTTCATGATTACGCAAATGCGCCCGAGATGACTTCGGGTACCTTCAATTGGTTGCATTTTCATTCTGTCCCCGCGCGTTGCGCATACACCTGTCCTTCAACGCGACGCAGGCGGGCGAGTTCCCCGGCTTCACGAAAAGCTGATAGCGGGCGGAGGCGGTCAGTATGCGGCCAAGGCCTTGCGGAGCCAGCTTGCGGGCCGTTTGGAAAGATATGCGAAGGCATCCTCGGGCGCGATGGCTTTGCGGTGCATGAATTCGGCAAGCGCGACGGCGCGAGATGCCTGTGACATATACCCCGCCCAACCGGCCTGTTCGGCCGCTTCAAGCTGGATCACGCCAAATCCGGCGATAATGGCGTGGAGGTCGGTGGCCAGTTCATGGGCGGGTTCGCCCCCGGGCAGATCGTCGACCACCGGGGACAGACGGGCATGGATCAGCTCGTGTGCGAGCGTGTTAATGAACACGACCGGGCGGCGCATCAGCTTGGGATTGTAGGTGATCAGCGGTGTCTCGGCGTCATCCCAGTACTGGCCGGCGGTGTCGCTCATCCGGCCATATTCATGCAGCAACTCGTCGGGCAGGTCCGGCAGCGGCTCGAGCTCGATGGGTTGCGTGGTTCCGAGCAGGCGCTTTATGTCCTCGAAAACCAGCAGGGCGGTTTCGTGATTATGCCCGCCCGGGGCGTGAAAATATTCTTTCGTCGGGCGGATGAGCTCGGCCATTTGCCACCAGAACGGCCGCTCGCTTTCGACCCAGTCGAAATTTTCGGTGATCCAGTCGTGCAGATCCTCGCCGATCAGGGGCTTCTTCCCGAACAGGCGCACCTCAGGCCTCTTTCGGCCTCAGCACGAGCCAGATCAGCGCCCCGCCGGCCAGCGTCAGGCAGGGGATCATGGCGAGGTTGACCGAGGCCCAGCCGGCTTCGGGCGTGCCGCCGGAGCAGTTCATCAGCCCGCCCGAGGACAGCGAGGCCATGGTCACGCCGCCGAAGACGATCAGGTCGTTGAGCCCCTGCATCCGCCCGCGCTCATGCGGTTCATGCGAGGCGGCGAGCATGGTGGTGGCCCCGATGAAGCCGAAATTCCAGCCGAGGCCCAGCAGGATGAGGGCGAGGAAGAAGTTCTCCAGCTCGACCCCCTGCAACGCCACGGCGCCGGCGCAGGCCAGGATGAACAGCCCCAGCCCCATGATCTTTTCTGTGCCGAAACGCGCGATCAGGTGGCCGGTGAAGAAGGATGGCGCGAACATCGCCAGCACGTGGCCGGTGACCACGTCGGCGGCGTTGCTCGTCTCGAACCCGCAGCCCACCACCGCAAGCGGCGTCGAGGTCATCACGAGGTTCATCAGCGCATAGGAGACGGTGGCGCAGATCACCGCCACGGCGATGCGCGGGGTGGTCAGGAGCTCCATCCGCGAGCGCCCACGCGGCGCGTCATCCCCCGGCACCGGCGGTTTGGGAATGTCGAGGAAGAGGAACAGGAAGGCGCCCACGAGGTTCACGCCGATCACCGCGAGGTAGGTGCCGAGGAACGGGATCACCATCGCCTCGGCCGTCATCTTGACCAGCTGCGGCCCGATCACCGCGCTGATCAACCCGCCGGCCAGCACGTAGGAAATGGCCCGCGGGCGGAATTCGTCGCTGGCCGTGTCGGCCGCGGCGAAGCGGTAGAAGCCCTGTGCCGACATGTACATGCCGGTGAAAAGGCTTCCCAGCAGGTAGACCGGGAAAGAGCCCAGGTAGAGGCCGTAAGCCCCGATCGTGGCCCCGATGGCCCCGCCGGCGGTGCCGATCACGAAGCCCGCGCGCCGCCCCCAGCGCTGCATCGCCCAGCTGAGCGGCGTGGCCGACAGCATCGAACCCAGCACGATCAGCGAGATCGGCAGGGTGGCGAAACAGATATTGCTGGCCAGCGACTGCCCGGCCAGCCCGCCGACCACGAAGATCATCGGCATCTGCGAACCAAGCACCGCCTGCGCCAGCACAAGGACGGCGACGTTGCGCTTGGCGCGGGTATCGGAGTGGGGCAGAACGGCATCGGTCATGCCGCTCTGCTAGCCCCGTTCCCCGGGGGCCGCAAGTGGGTGCTAGCGCACAGTCGGACCTGCGTCGATGACATGGGCGAAGCTGCCGCTGACCCGGCCGCGGCGCAGGCCCATGTCTGGCAGGCATGTGCCCTCGGCATCGGTGGCGCGAAAGAGCGGGTCGCCGACTTCCCGCAGGGTCGTGGCATAGTGGAATTCGTGGCCGCTGAGCGGCCCGGTGAAGGGCCCGCCGAGGGGCGCGAGATGGCGATACCCGAGGTGGAGGCGCCGCGATTCGAACGAGGTCTCGACGCTCAGCAGGCCGGCCATCGCGTGGCGGGTGCCACCGGCATCGACCAGCCCGTCGCCGAGCACCATGTAGCCGCCGCATTCTCCATATATGTCGGTGGTTTGTGCCGCTCTCCTCAGGCTTTGAAGGAAGCGTTCCGACGACGCGATGCGGCCGGCATGCAGTTCCGGATATCCGCCCGGGAGAAAGACGAAGCCGGCCTCGGGGACAGGGTCGTCGGCCAGTGGTGAAAAGGGGCGAATCTCGGCCCCCCTGGCGCGCCAGTCGGCCAGCATATGCGGGTAGGAGAAGGCAAAAGCCTCGTCGCGGGCCAGGGCGATCACCTGGGCGGGCGGGTCGAGCCTTGGAGAGGGGGGCGCCTCGGGCAGTGGGCGCGCGAGAGCGCACAAGCCCGCCCGGTCGAGCGTATCCGCCAGCGCGTCGGCCGCCCGGTCGAGAAACGCCTCGAGGTCGGGGCGCTCCTCTGCCTGGACGAGACCGAGGTGCCGCGACGGCTGGGTGAGGTCTGTATCCCGCCGCAGCGCTGCCAGAATGGGCAGGCCCAGCGGTGCGAGGGCCCGGCGCAGCATCGCCTCGTGCCGGGCGCTGCCCACGCGGTTCAGGATCACGCCGGCCACCCGCACGGCCGGGTCGAACGCGGCAAAGCCTGCCACCAGCGGCGCGACCGATCCGGCCATTCGGCCCGCATCCACCACCAGCACGACCGGCAGGTTCAGTTCACGCGCCAGATCGGCCACGGCGCCGCGCCCGTCCGGCGGCGCGCCGTCGAAGAGGCCCATCGCCCCTTCGATCAGCAGCAGACCATCGCCCGCCGCCAGCGCCCGCAGGCGTTCGGGGCCCATCGCCCAGGCGTCGAGGTTCACGCAGACCTGGCCGCAGGCGGCCTCGTGAAACTTCGGATCGATGTAATCCGGCCCGGATTTCGCCCCACGCACCGGCATCCCTTCGCGCGCCAGAAGCCGCAACAGCGCCAGCGTGACGGTCGTCTTGCCCGCGCCGGAAGAGGGGGCCGCAAGGATCAGGCCCTTTCCCACGCCAGGACTTTCATCTTGCCGGAAATACTCCGGGGGAGGCGTTGAAATTCCAAGGGAATTTCAACGTCAGGGGCAGCGCCCCCCAAGTCCCGTCCACCCTTCAAGACGCCTCGGCGGGGCGCCCCCGGCCCAGCGGGTCGAGGTTGCGCGGGCGTTCGCCCGCCAGCATGCCCTGCCAGTCGAGCACCTGCCGCATCAGAACCGAGCGCCCGACGCAGAGGATGGCGGGCGGCTCGAGCGTGCTGGCGGCGATGTCTTCGGCCATGCGGCCCAGCGTGGTTTCGAGCACCTGCTGGTCGCCCGTGGTGGCGGCACAGACCACGGCGCAGGGTTCGCTGGCCGGGCGGCCAGCGTCGATCAGCGCTCCGGTGATCTGTTCGACGTGCTTCATGCCCATGTAGATGACGATGACCTGGCTGCCCTGGGCGATGGCTTTCCAGTTGAGGGACGAGGGTGTCAGCCCCGACTGGTCGTGGCCGGTGACGAAGGTCACCGACTGGTTCACGTCGCGGTGGGTGACGGGGATGCCGGCATAGGCCAGCCCGCCGATTCCGGCGCTGATGCCGGGGATGATGCGGATGGGAACGCCATGCTGCACAAGGGTTTGCGCCTCTTCCCCACCGCGGCCGAAGACGAAGGGGTCGCCGCCCTTGAGGCGCAGGACGCGCTTGCCCGCCGCCGCGAGGTCGACCAGCCGGAGGGAAATGTCGCGCTGTACCGCGGAGGGTTTGCCGCCGCGCTTGCCGGCGTAGATATGTTCGGCCAGCGGGGCCCAGTCGAGGATGCGGGGCTCGACCAGCGCGTCGTAGATCACGACGTCGGCCTGCCGCAGGGCGTTGAGCGCGTGCAGCGTCAAAAGCCCCGGGTCGCCGGGGCCGGCGCCGCAAAGCCAGACCCAGCCGGGTTCGAGCGTGGGCCAAGGGCCGTTGGGAAGATCAAGCGAGTCGGTCATGACCCTTGTATGCCCCGACTTTGCCCGTCGGGAAAGGGCGGCAGCGACGCCTGACCCTGCCTGTCGCGACATGTGAATTGCGGATTGGCCTCGATTTGCGGCATGCCTATAGTCCGCCCCTGAGATGGCCCGCAAACCCGACAGACCCCTGCGCCGCGGCTGGACCACGGGCGCCTGTGCCACCGCCGCGACGAGGGCGGCGTTGCTGGGGTTGTGGGGG from the Roseovarius indicus genome contains:
- a CDS encoding metallophosphoesterase family protein; translated protein: MRRIAHLSDLHFGRDRPELLDPLVEAVNELEPDLAAISGDLTQRARPSQFRAARDFIDRLEAPVLAVPGNHDVPLHNLFLRFLWPWRQYRKWISPDLEPEFHDSEMIVLGVNTVNPMAHQSGWFTPRALDRVRNAFCNTRGRRARIVVAHHPLEHLPGEKKKLMRGADEAMEELGRLNTDIVLSGHLHSWRADPFAEKPGRNAVLQVHAGTGLSTRLRGQDNDFNLLEIDDGLIDVTRYAAAEGDDSFAMAQTRRFVTRAEGWTVKKGA
- a CDS encoding cobyrinate a,c-diamide synthase, giving the protein MGKGLILAAPSSGAGKTTVTLALLRLLAREGMPVRGAKSGPDYIDPKFHEAACGQVCVNLDAWAMGPERLRALAAGDGLLLIEGAMGLFDGAPPDGRGAVADLARELNLPVVLVVDAGRMAGSVAPLVAGFAAFDPAVRVAGVILNRVGSARHEAMLRRALAPLGLPILAALRRDTDLTQPSRHLGLVQAEERPDLEAFLDRAADALADTLDRAGLCALARPLPEAPPSPRLDPPAQVIALARDEAFAFSYPHMLADWRARGAEIRPFSPLADDPVPEAGFVFLPGGYPELHAGRIASSERFLQSLRRAAQTTDIYGECGGYMVLGDGLVDAGGTRHAMAGLLSVETSFESRRLHLGYRHLAPLGGPFTGPLSGHEFHYATTLREVGDPLFRATDAEGTCLPDMGLRRGRVSGSFAHVIDAGPTVR
- a CDS encoding MFS transporter, which translates into the protein MTDAVLPHSDTRAKRNVAVLVLAQAVLGSQMPMIFVVGGLAGQSLASNICFATLPISLIVLGSMLSATPLSWAMQRWGRRAGFVIGTAGGAIGATIGAYGLYLGSFPVYLLGSLFTGMYMSAQGFYRFAAADTASDEFRPRAISYVLAGGLISAVIGPQLVKMTAEAMVIPFLGTYLAVIGVNLVGAFLFLFLDIPKPPVPGDDAPRGRSRMELLTTPRIAVAVICATVSYALMNLVMTSTPLAVVGCGFETSNAADVVTGHVLAMFAPSFFTGHLIARFGTEKIMGLGLFILACAGAVALQGVELENFFLALILLGLGWNFGFIGATTMLAASHEPHERGRMQGLNDLIVFGGVTMASLSSGGLMNCSGGTPEAGWASVNLAMIPCLTLAGGALIWLVLRPKEA
- the cobA gene encoding uroporphyrinogen-III C-methyltransferase, producing the protein MTDSLDLPNGPWPTLEPGWVWLCGAGPGDPGLLTLHALNALRQADVVIYDALVEPRILDWAPLAEHIYAGKRGGKPSAVQRDISLRLVDLAAAGKRVLRLKGGDPFVFGRGGEEAQTLVQHGVPIRIIPGISAGIGGLAYAGIPVTHRDVNQSVTFVTGHDQSGLTPSSLNWKAIAQGSQVIVIYMGMKHVEQITGALIDAGRPASEPCAVVCAATTGDQQVLETTLGRMAEDIAASTLEPPAILCVGRSVLMRQVLDWQGMLAGERPRNLDPLGRGRPAEAS
- a CDS encoding diacylglycerol/lipid kinase family protein; this translates as MNGKSGRRDTQDIPAQIRKALETNAPGAELRILDSGSELLPATRKAVEEGFDMVVAAGGDGTVSGVASVLHGTGVTMGILPLGTFNYFARSLDIPTEIPAAVDLLCEGAARPVRIARINERIFLNNASLGAYPAILKTREDVYRRWGRRRIAAYWSVFLTLVTLRRPLRVRIEAGDQVLERRTPLIFAVNNAFQLNQVGLQGEEEIAKGRLALFIAPDTNRWGMLRNALLLALGLAEREKEFDFVAAKRIQIVDHKKKHDIACDGERDRMAAPYDLQVIENELNVMAPESRQGDIR